In one window of Eleutherodactylus coqui strain aEleCoq1 chromosome 10, aEleCoq1.hap1, whole genome shotgun sequence DNA:
- the SH2D1A gene encoding SH2 domain-containing protein 1A — MENISVYHGNISREEGERLLGEAGNDGSYLLRDSETKPGMYCLCVLHKDVIYTYRVSKTTTGSWSAEAAPGVPKRMFRKIQNLISAYTKPGQGIATHLQYPVERNMSKNAQG, encoded by the exons ATGGAGAATATCTCAGTTTACCATGGGAACATTAGCCGTGAAGAAGGAGAGAGGCTTCTAGGCGAGGCTGGAAACGATGGAAGTTACTTACTACGTGACAGTGAGACAAAACCCGGCATGTATTGTCTTTGTGTCCT GCATAAAGATGTCATTTACACATACAGAGTATCCAAAACAACGACTGGGTCCTGGTCAGCAGAG GCAGCTCCAGGAGTACCAAAAAGGATGTTTAGGAAGATTCAAAATCTGATCTCTGCTTACACAAAACCAGGCCAGGGGATTGCGACTCACCTGCAGTACCCAGTGGAGAGAAATATGTCCAAGAATGCACAAG GTTAA